One part of the Andrena cerasifolii isolate SP2316 chromosome 4, iyAndCera1_principal, whole genome shotgun sequence genome encodes these proteins:
- the Unc79 gene encoding UNC-79 domain-containing protein isoform X19, protein MRLTRGHRGVARLGYNTPAPGTVPEIKTDLLVQGLNRYPLPETHCLLKEAEPLSMDSNREISEISTNKGSTGFPGGGGGGGGGGGGVGGQYDAATLEERQLLGRYGVWLLVGLCTPNQDTSIEILGRLLSMLFHWFHVTAYSFDGTKKSLMHLIFSVGQAESALEKLKTEYVCGWLSKVKKTHYEVFISCLLPHPADYVRVGGHWETLASRTSHLKDGLNRLFCLVPYEVITPDIWDYVMPHWMEAIVNDVPEYELHELKMILCKILDRDMNPLGFDAKRMYNFVAKRFINTCAKVQEQALNWLQTLTMLEISIPLCQLFSMFSDGVAVMGTMNSTESEQKPSKGTKREDEEGNTICPVVENESGKSTPLSDDAAPTPRHMEFMTNAELNLSCCILMLDILLKQMELQNVDKHTGINTWVCKDACHLMKAIVASSWNNCHVCNADTECTYCESRVIWHQLCLQLVTYMAPETPAYPPDKIIDETAEEHGRKSPETSRKGDSKSDVVINMPLAEMHSVGGVLAHMPQFFEQIMTATVETVSEQLDLAAIMPTEKVMPAVARAVTHSENDEATATASVEKARLIGENDQPLNLSPDNETDDFWHTSVGKFRFNIEDLPEQLQYIHKLLKEIMTIDKPHILYYMLQCLNVMCLYGDAFNIAVKDHQGFFIWCQENLLIKNLWELLNAEHSHIAQVTVPLLLHCVTLPCGTDTFWRLIQDEFHNSDWRVRFVAVDRVTLIARFMDSTPLRNVMTLQAALANAFCYLVASMDDNNVYVAQRATLYLGTIHDTAMRSLIVCLETQFDSVIVDRPMVLQSLYQLHNSLSDRHILTWEFFLNRFDALFLEAQIKLDRSGDIPYLRGQLQYLKNTDMNSEIFMKKLHRAQEALSQSDGSATNSIKTLSASFGTKWPYKRTMSAPASMIPRQDTKQEKEKVYSRQYSAPILKRKSSRFGLGQLLGSTPPNNSIPDGHVHSLNMVDETSALPGYTHKIVDLEEADKETMHLLVFLLMQFLSRQDQAYPTDEKPLSKTQGIVLRHLYLLLGYNQTERTFHTSPQRLRVSPVFNVFIANLPQLLDQNHVMGWVMTPPVLAILQHSPCPPQGAPPLDHQAPTYSLWYLEPQNRRSWLMALLVILYKNFIQCQYGQQPWCSQLQVLVKIVMNTLDMQHHQCKRIPATVVMGAPPSRSRVTLVSDVSQPSLGIDHDLGTSAAGEFNTESPPIRTPLVSVHQRSPGTTQMETHWEESTSTCRYTNKHSSYSINADDTESELAAIPESPKSDSTLHGSSGGSLGELEESPAVVTRSVSLHGPRTSTAVDVVGRIDWNSQIPNKKSDATRPTWFLGSEEDSHQQSTKAGPQKKWSVHEGVKMMVTSSFLGAQPDMQKYNPLTRAALEKAPERSTQEKGILEKAITEKPAPEKEAQEKSVIVQIAFNGDPASSKPFGLSSALATTLPQAQKQEVAKAAAASSNSDSPTSKQLGRQKCIEQPTVTAASPVSPGQVATVTSSDQSSSPAVSSISSQVTSTENGQHTSWNDVFPLSTPTVERLLPIGATRPTGPRPAQRILRCEDAYGSPESPLSKMDVLTVSSSFDQDSETCMSSDITSPRSISQLELPMPERLLPIGPQRDFAGFVEHVRLALGVQEVEDSNKFSGNGKGEGTAPIKQDSTASENMSASLVPTSNEIHSSRSSPRRLIKQVALESPPPVIEALDFPCRAFDHDRKVKAREHVRIQRDKPRRSGICAQDGPMTRRTESWSGPQLQTHMDLASQQAYHADFNLKYSLFRIGDECIYERCSECGTIKEEYSDEELGLCIINLGTFIHREPSLAAPLLPEILRVVTKVALNAMYPWQSETNMHLPGGAISVAHQFLRCVLHQLAPNGVFMQMFQTHLNESTRMQFFKSVAQALVDFNELNPIAPLQLLLEALNVKKSLPMERLPVILFNIACYLDCLPLEAGLGPGATTWSGLLVQFDGLFRRLVLMLPTIDDTTPLLRIMISLLKVPGIQQSKGMLDPFAKVLSYSIQNSTVKYSYLTDLCYLCHRGFTRDRDKHFFGRTIVFELIQAIKFKTTIPDSNFLLLLHFVLQDIGGSLPNTVALENIQTEMSPIYNTNASESLKNQLPDVLDFLADFHTLSKVKSYSKGMQAGLNEDTLGGTLKCGLAQFVALEITRGNNRENRAIARYLPWLYSTPSMIQQGAREYVDCIAHIRLLSWLLLGSLTHTAMYAGNNNVHSHSASIPIAQPIPQDVSCHIADHVQVIFSGFPEQSKTSVPHMSSLFYAFILCQLWTMYLEELSKNNPSNSEGHNITMNVLLEFWGKTTPCILQLVSYSKVLAETVNLHFLSLLEALLECGSILLSKLLPLWRPILYSHHVQLPGHLQVRLQNCQDFPPSKMSEHFASSRRESNATLLRWLHRMQFKMGQIEMQSSTATQFYTI, encoded by the exons GGCAAGCGGAGAGCGCGTTGGAGAAGCTGAAAACCGAGTACGTTTGTGGCTGGCTGTCGAAAGTGAAGAAGACCCACTACGAGGTCTTCATTTCCTGCCTTCTACCGCATCCAGCTGACTACGTTCGCGTGGGTGGACACTG GGAAACGCTGGCTTCGAGGACGTCGCACCTTAAAGACGGCCTGAATCGACTCTTCTGCTTAGTGCCGTACGAAGTGATCACGCCAGATATTTGGGACTACGTGATGCCGCACTGGATGGAGGCTATAGTGAACGATGTCCCAGAATACGAGCTTCACGAGTTGAAGATGATTTTATG CAAGATACTGGACAGAGACATGAACCCGTTGGGCTTCGACGCCAAGAGGATGTACAATTTCGTGGCGAAGCGGTTCATCAACACCTGCGCGAAGGTGCAGGAGCAAGCATTGAACTGGTTGCAAACACTGACCATGCTCGAGATCAGCATCCCGCTCTGTCAACTGTTCTCCATGTTCAGCGACGGCGTCGCAGTGATGGGGACCATGAACTCCACCGAGTCGGAGCAAAAGCCCAGCAAGGGGACCAAGAGAGAGGACGAAGAGGGGAACACCATAT GTCCAGTCGTGGAGAACGAATCTGGGAAATCGACGCCGTTGTCGGACGACGCGGCCCCGACACCCAGGCACATGGAATTCATGACCAACGCGGAACTGAACCTGTCCTGCTGCATCCTGATGCTGGATATACTACTGAAACAG ATGGAGCTTCAGAACGTGGACAAGCACACCGGCATCAACACGTGGGTGTGCAAGGACGCGTGCCACCTGATGAAGGCCATCGTCGCCTCTAGCTGGAACAACTGTCACGTGTGCAACGCTGACACCGAGTGCACCTACTGCGAGTCACGTGTGATCTGGCACCAACTGTGCCTGCAGTTGGTCACCTACATGGCACCGGAGACTCCGGCTTACCCGCCTGAC AAAATCATCGACGAGACCGCGGAAGAGCACGGTAGAAAGAGCCCGGAGACGTCGAGGAAGGGCGACTCGAAGTCCGACGTGGTGATCAACATGCCGCTTGCAGAGATGCACTCCGTCGGCGGTGTTCTCGCCCACATGCCCCAG TTCTTCGAACAGATCATGACAGCCACAGTAGAGACAGTTTCGGAGCAGCTGGACCTGGCTGCAATCATGCCCACCGAGAAGGTCATGCCTGCCGTTGCCAGGGCGGTCACCCATTCGGAGAACGACGAGG CAACTGCAACTGCGAGCGTGGAGAAGGCACGACTCATCGGAGAGAACGATCAGCCGTTAAACCTCAGCCCAGACAACGAGACGGACGATTTCTGGCACACATCCGTTGGCAAATTCAGGTTCAACATCGAGGACCTCCCGGAACAGCTTCAGTACATACACAAGCTTCTAAAG GAAATAATGACGATCGACAAGCCTCACATTCTCTACTACATGCTGCAATGCTTGAACGTGATGTGCCTgtacggcgatgcctttaacATAGCAGTGAAGGACCACCAAGGGTTCTTTATATGGTGCCAGGAGAATCTGCTGATTAAAAA TCTGTGGGAGCTCCTGAATGCCGAGCATTCGCACATTGCCCAAGTAACCGTGCCACTACTGCTTCACTGCGTCACGTTGCCCTGTGGGACCGACACCTTTTGGCGCCTGATACAGGACGAATTTCATAATTCGGATTGGCGGGTACGATTCGTGGCAG TGGACAGGGTGACGCTGATCGCGAGATTCATGGATTCCACGCCGCTCCGTAACGTGATGACTCTGCAGGCTGCTCTAGCTAATGCATTCTGCTATCTGGTCGCTAGTATGGACGACAACAACGTGTACGTCGCCCAGAGGGCCACCTTGTACCTTGGCACCATCCACGACACAGCTATGAGG TCACTGATCGTCTGCCTGGAGACGCAATTCGACTCGGTGATAGTTGACCGACCAATGGTGCTGCAGTCCCTGTACCAGCTGCACAACAGCCTCAGCGACAGGCACATCCTAACCTGGGAGTTCTTCCTCAACCGATTCGACGCTCTGTTCCTCGAGGCACAAATTAAGTTGGACAGGTCTGGGGATATACCCTACCTACGTGGTCAGTTGCAAT ACCTTAAGAACACTGATATGAACAGCGAGATATTCATGAAGAAGCTGCACAGGGCGCAGGAGGCCCTGTCGCAGTCGGACGGCAGCGCGACCAACTCGATAAAGACCTTGAGCGCGAGCTTTGGTACGAAGTGGCCCTACAAACGCACCATGTCCGCGCCCGCGTCCATGATCCCTCGTCAAGACACCAAGCAAG AAAAGGAAAAGGTGTACAGCCGGCAATACTCGGCGCCTATCCTGAAGCGCAAGAGCTCCAGATTCGGACTGGGTCAGTTGCTGGGGTCCACCCCACCTAATAACAGTATACCAG ACGGACACGTCCATTCGCTAAACATGGTCGACGAAACCAGCGCCTTGCCAGGCTACACCCACAAGATCGTGGATCTGGAGGAAGCCGACAAAGAGACGATGCACTTGCTGGTATTCCTTCTGATGCAGTTTCTTTCGAGGCAGGACCAG GCTTATCCAACGGATGAGAAGCCTCTATCGAAGACCCAAGGAATCGTGCTGCGCCACTTGTACCTTTTGCTAGGCTACAACCAAACTGAACGGACTTTTCACACTTCTCCTCAGCGCTTACG AGTGTCCCCAGTGTTCAACGTTTTCATCGCGAACCTTCCTCAGCTGCTGGACCAGAACCACGTGATGGGATGGGTGATGACGCCCCCAGTTCTGGCCATCCTGCAGCACAGCCCCTGTCCACCGCAGGGTGCGCCACCCTTGGACCACCAGGCGCCAACCTACAGCCTCTGGTACCTGGAGCCACAGAACAGGCGTTCCTGGCTGATGGCTCTGCTCGTTATACTGTACAAG AATTTTATACAGTGCCAGTACGGCCAGCAACCCTGGTGCAGCCAGCTGCAGGTGCTTGTTAAGATCGTGATGAACACCTTGGACATGCAGCACCATCAGTGCAAGAGGATCCCAGCCACTGTGGTGATGGGTGCTCCTCCATCCAGATCACGTG TTACTTTGGTTTCAGACGTGTCACAGCCGTCGCTCGGCATCGATCACGATCTAGGGACTAGTGCCGCAGGGGAGTTCAATACCGAAAGCCCCCCGATAAGGACTCCTCTGGTCTCCGTGCACCAACGTAGCCCAGGTACAACGCAGATGGAGACCCACTGGGAGGAGAGCACGTCCACGTGCCGTTACACGAACAAGCACTCCAG CTACTCGATCAATGCGGATGATACGGAGTCCGAGCTGGCCGCAATACCCGAGAGCCCAAAATCTGACAGCACCTTACATGGCAGCAGTGGTGGGTCGCTCGGTGAACTGGAGGAGAGCCCGGCGGTCGTCACCAGGAGCGTCTCCCTGCACGGGCCCCGAACGTCCACCGCCGTCGACGTCGTGGGACGGATCGACTGGAACAGTCAGATCCCTAACAAGAAATCGGACGCGACCAGGCCCACTTGGTTCCTGGGCAGCGAGGAGGACTCTCACCAG CAGAGTACAAAGGCTGGCCCGCAGAAGAAGTGGAGCGTGCACGAGGGAGTGAAAATGATGGTGACGAGTTCGTTCCTGGGCGCGCAGCCGGACATGCAGAAGTACAACCCCCTGACGAGGGCTGCGCTCGAGAAAGCGCCAGAAAGGTCGACGCAGGAGAAGGGTATCCTAGAAAAGGCAATCACGGAGAAGCCGGCCCCTGAAAAGGAAGCTCAAGAGAAGAGTGTCATTGTCCAAATCGCCTTTAACGGAGACCCCGCGTCCTCCAAGCCATTCGGACTGTCCAGCGCCCTTGCGACTACTCTACCTCAGGCACAAAA GCAAGAAGTGGCGAAGGCCGCCGCTGCCTCCAGCAATTCGGACTCGCCGACCTCGAAGCAGCTGGGTCGCCAGAAGTGCATAGAGCAGCCAACTGTGACCGCAGCGTCGCCTGTGTCCCCGGGTCAGGTGGCCACGGTTACCAGCAGCGATCAATCCAGCTCACCGGCGGTCAGCTCGATCTCCTCTCAAGTAACCAGCACGGAGAACGGCCAACATACTAGCTGGAACGATGTCTTTCCCTTGAGCACGCCCACGGTTGAACGACTTCTACCAATTGGAGCGACACGTCCAACGG GTCCACGACCCGCGCAACGAATCCTGCGCTGCGAGGACGCCTATGGGTCGCCGGAGTCGCCTTTGTCGAAGATGGACGTGTTAACAGTCA GCTCCTCCTTCGACCAGGACAGCGAGACGTGCATGTCCAGCGACATCACGAGCCCTCGAAGCATTTCTCAGCTCGAGTTACCGATGCCTGAACGACTGCTGCCTATTGGACCGCAGAGGGACTTTGCTGGATTCGTGGAGCACGTTCGCCTGGCTCTTGGTGTCCAGGAAGTCGAAG ACTCAAATAAGTTCAGTGGGAACGGCAAGGGCGAGGGAACAGCCCCGATAAAGCAGGACAGTACGGCGTCCGAAAACATG TCGGCCTCCCTAGTGCCAACGTCGAACGAGATACACTCGAGTAGATCAAGCCCGAGAAGATTGATCAAGCAAGTGGCCCTGGAGTCGCCACCTCCGGTTATCGAAGCTTTGGATTTTCCTTGCAGAGCCTTCGACCACGATCGAAAAGTCAAGGCAAGGGAACACGTACGCATCCAGCGCGATAAGCCTCGAAGAAGTGGCATCTGTGCGCAAGATGGGCCAATGACGAGGCGCACAGAGTCTTG GTCTGGCCCCCAGCTGCAAACCCACATGGACCTCGCGTCGCAACAAGCTTACCACGCCGATTTCAATCTCAAGTACAGCTTGTTCCGTATTGGAGACGAGTGCATTTACGAGAG GTGCTCCGAGTGCGGAACGATAAAGGAGGAATATTCTGACGAGGAACTGGGGCTCTGCATCATCAACCTTGGCACTTTCATCCATCGCGAGCCATCGTTGGCGGCGCCCCTTTTGCCAGAGATTTTGAGAGTCGTGACAAA AGTGGCTCTAAACGCGATGTACCCCTGGCAAAGTGAAACCAACATGCACCTGCCAGGTGGTGCGATCAGTGTGGCCCACCAATTTCTACGCTGTGTTCTTCATCAATTGGCACCCAATGGTGTATTCATGCAGATGTTTCAAACACATCTGAACG AATCAACGAGGATGCAGTTCTTCAAGAGCGTCGCACAGGCTCTAGTCGATTTCAACGAGCTCAATCCGATCGCGCCTTTGCAACTGTTACTCGAG GCGTTAAACGTAAAGAAATCTCTGCCAATGGAACGCCTGCCAGTGATACTCTTCAACATAGCTTGCTACCTAGACTGTCTACCACTGGAGGCAGGTCTCGGTCCAGGTGCAACCACCTGGAGCGGCCTACTGGTGCAATTCGACGGCCTATTTCGAAGACTCGTCCTAATGCTCCCCACGATTGACGACACCACGCCATTGTTAAGGATTATGATATCGTTACTGAAGGTTCCGGGAATCCAACAATCGAAG GGCATGCTGGACCCATTCGCCAAAGTGTTGAGCTACTCCATACAGAACTCCACGGTAAAGTACAGTTACCTGACGGACCTGTGCTACCTCTGCCATAGAGGGTTCACGCGGGACAGGGACAAGCACTTCTTTGGAAGGACCATCGTGTTCGAGTTGATCCAAGCCATCAAATTCAAGACCACTATACCAGACTCCAACTTCCTTCTGCTCCTGCACTTCGTGCTTCAG GACATTGGAGGATCGCTGCCTAACACGGTCGCCCTGGAGAACATCCAGACGGAAATGTCGCCGATCTACAACACGAACGCCTCGGAATCCCTGAAGAACCAACTGCCGGACGTTCTCGACTTCTTGGCCGACTTTCATACCCTCAGCAAAGTGAAG AGTTACAGCAAAGGCATGCAAGCAGGGCTGAACGAAGACACATTGGGTGGAACATTGAAGTGTGGCCTCGCGCAGTTCGTCGCGCTGGAGATCACTAGGGGCAACAACAGGGAGAACAGAGCAATTGCGCGTTATCTTCCGTGGCTCTACAGCACCCCTTCCATGATACAACAAGG AGCTCGCGAGTACGTCGATTGCATAGCACACATCAGGCTTCTGTCCTGGCTACTGCTAGGCTCCTTAACGCACACAGCAATGTACGCTGGTAACAACAATGTGCACAGCCACAGTGCATCGATTCCCATAGCCCAACCGATCCCACAAGATGTGTCTTGCCACATCGCAGATCACGTGCAAGTGATATTCTCTGGATTCCCTGAACAGTCCAAGACATCCGTTCCCCACATGTCCTCCCTGTTCTATGCGTTTATACTTTGCCAG CTATGGACGATGTATCTGGAGGAGCTTTCGAAGAACAATCCGTCGAACAGCGAGGGCCACAACATCACGATGAACGTTCTGTTGGAGTTCTGGGGTAAAACCACGCCCTGCATACTGCAGCTGGTCTCATATTCGAAAGTT CTGGCAGAAACAGTGAATTTGCATTTCTTAAGCCTACTGGAAGCCCTGCTCGAGTGCGGCTCCATTTTGCTGAGCAAATTGCTACCCCTTTGGAGACCCATTTTGTATTCGCATCACGTTCAG CTACCCGGGCATCTGCAGGTGCGCTTGCAAAATTGCCAAGACTTCCCGCCCAGCAAGATGTCCGAGCATTTCGCCTCGTCTCGCCGGGAATCAAATGCCACGCTTTTGCGATGGCTGCATCGAATGCAGTTCAAAATGGGCCAGATAGAAATGCAGTCCTCCACGGCCACGCAGTTCTACACGATTTAG